One genomic region from Acidobacteriota bacterium encodes:
- the pabB gene encoding aminodeoxychorismate synthase component I: MGDSSALLNCVILREAARGEWLRFGPPVRILTARRIGEVLPALEEVGRLVREDGVHAAGFVAYEAAPAFDSALAAHPARGPFPLLWFGLYREPAVIALPEPDFGACALGRLRPAVRREDYAAALARIQDYIRSGDTYQVNYTLRLRGSFRGDSWNLFLAMVRAQPVGYGAYIDTGRGVVCSASPELFFRTAGGVLTAKPMKGTAGRGRTTPEDRCQAEWLRRSEKNRAENLMIVDMIRNDLGRVARTGSVRVPALFEIERHPTLWQMTSTVTAECDRPPAEIFRALFPCASITGAPKIRTSSIIRELEPEARGVYTGSIGYLSPGGEAQFNVAIRTALVDRERRSVEYGAGGGIVADSSAGEEYGEALLKARVLEERPGGFSLLETLLWTPGEGWFLLGRHLDRMADSAAYFGYTLDRETLAGRLGRMAADFSKARKVRILLDERGEARVEVAPAAPAGPDPVRLQVAHGAVCSSDPFLYHKTTRREVYARARRRHPGAEDVLCVNERGELTESTIANLVLEVDGGRFTPPVESGLLAGVFRGWLIERGEISERVLRPGDLERSTGIWLVNSVRRWRRAVLI; the protein is encoded by the coding sequence ATGGGAGATTCCTCCGCTCTGCTGAACTGCGTGATCCTGCGGGAGGCCGCCCGCGGAGAATGGCTGCGCTTCGGCCCGCCGGTCCGGATCCTGACCGCCCGGCGCATCGGGGAGGTCCTCCCAGCGCTCGAGGAGGTCGGACGGCTGGTGCGGGAGGACGGGGTGCATGCCGCCGGTTTCGTCGCCTACGAGGCCGCCCCCGCCTTCGATTCCGCCCTCGCCGCCCACCCCGCGCGCGGTCCCTTTCCCCTCCTCTGGTTCGGGCTCTACCGGGAGCCGGCCGTGATCGCTCTGCCGGAGCCCGATTTCGGGGCCTGCGCCCTCGGGCGTCTCCGGCCGGCCGTGAGGCGCGAAGACTATGCCGCCGCCCTCGCCAGGATCCAGGACTACATCCGCTCGGGGGACACCTACCAGGTCAATTACACCCTGCGGCTGAGGGGGAGCTTCCGGGGGGACTCCTGGAACCTTTTCCTGGCCATGGTCCGGGCCCAGCCCGTGGGATACGGCGCCTACATCGACACGGGGCGGGGGGTGGTGTGCTCCGCCTCTCCCGAGCTCTTCTTCCGGACCGCCGGGGGGGTGCTTACGGCGAAGCCGATGAAGGGGACCGCCGGGCGCGGGCGCACCACGCCCGAGGACCGCTGCCAGGCCGAGTGGCTCCGTCGTTCGGAGAAGAACCGGGCGGAGAACCTGATGATCGTCGACATGATCCGCAACGACCTGGGGCGGGTGGCCCGCACCGGGAGCGTGCGGGTGCCCGCGCTCTTTGAAATCGAACGCCACCCGACCCTGTGGCAGATGACCTCCACCGTCACCGCCGAGTGCGACCGTCCGCCGGCCGAGATCTTCCGCGCCCTTTTCCCCTGCGCCTCCATCACGGGAGCGCCCAAGATCCGCACTTCGTCCATCATCCGCGAGCTCGAGCCGGAAGCGCGCGGAGTCTACACCGGCAGCATCGGCTACCTCTCGCCGGGCGGGGAGGCTCAGTTCAACGTGGCCATCCGCACCGCCCTGGTCGATCGGGAGCGTCGGAGCGTCGAGTACGGCGCCGGCGGGGGGATCGTGGCCGATTCCTCGGCCGGCGAAGAATACGGGGAGGCGCTGCTGAAGGCGCGGGTTCTCGAGGAGCGGCCGGGCGGATTTTCCCTGCTCGAAACCCTCCTCTGGACGCCGGGGGAGGGCTGGTTCCTGCTCGGGCGCCATCTCGACCGGATGGCCGATTCCGCCGCCTATTTCGGTTATACCCTCGACCGCGAGACGCTCGCGGGAAGGCTCGGGCGGATGGCCGCGGACTTTTCAAAAGCGCGGAAGGTGAGGATCCTCCTCGACGAGCGGGGGGAGGCAAGGGTGGAGGTGGCCCCGGCGGCCCCCGCCGGCCCGGACCCGGTGCGGCTGCAGGTGGCGCACGGGGCGGTGTGCTCCTCCGACCCCTTTCTCTACCACAAGACGACGCGCCGGGAGGTATACGCGCGGGCGCGGCGGCGTCACCCCGGCGCGGAGGACGTGCTGTGCGTGAACGAGCGCGGGGAACTCACCGAATCCACGATCGCCAACCTGGTGCTGGAGGTGGACGGGGGGCGCTTCACCCCGCCGGTGGAATCGGGGCTGCTGGCAGGGGTTTTCCGGGGGTGGCTGATCGAGCGGGGGGAGATCTCCGAGCGCGTGCTCCGGCCCGGGGACCTCGAGCGCTCCACCGGGATCTGGCTCGTCAATTCGGTGCGCCGCTGGCGCCGCGCGGTCCTCATCTAG
- the ftsY gene encoding signal recognition particle-docking protein FtsY: MFFRKSSRETPEKKAGLFERMKKALGATKENLVSRIESVLGSVSAIDEGALDELEGTLLGADLGVGVTDRVMAAVRAAHKRGEIAGPDAARAVIRGQLLEILSVPRPEEGEEEERTEVWMVVGVNGTGKTTTVGKLAARLAGEGRKVLVCAADTFRPAAIEQLAVWAERSGSELVRSRTGGDPSAVLHDALSAAGARGADLVLVDTAGRLHTRSNLMQELDKMRRVAGRKVPGAPHEVLLVVDATTGQNGLAQAREFTRATGVTGLVVTKLDGTAKGGILFGICQELGIPVRFIGIGEGLEDLLEFSPESFVDSLFQ; this comes from the coding sequence ATGTTTTTCAGGAAATCCTCGAGGGAGACCCCCGAGAAGAAGGCGGGGCTGTTCGAGAGGATGAAGAAGGCCCTCGGGGCCACCAAGGAAAACCTGGTCTCGCGGATCGAATCGGTGCTGGGATCGGTCTCGGCCATCGACGAGGGGGCGCTCGACGAGCTGGAGGGGACGCTGCTCGGGGCCGACCTGGGGGTGGGGGTGACCGACCGGGTCATGGCGGCGGTGCGCGCGGCGCACAAGAGGGGGGAGATCGCGGGCCCCGACGCGGCCCGCGCCGTGATCCGCGGCCAGCTCCTGGAGATCCTGAGCGTTCCCCGCCCGGAGGAAGGGGAGGAGGAGGAGCGGACCGAGGTCTGGATGGTCGTCGGGGTGAACGGGACCGGGAAGACGACGACGGTGGGGAAGCTGGCCGCCCGCCTCGCCGGGGAGGGGAGGAAGGTCCTCGTCTGCGCCGCCGACACCTTCCGGCCGGCGGCGATCGAACAGCTGGCGGTCTGGGCCGAACGCTCCGGCAGCGAGCTGGTCCGGAGCCGGACGGGGGGAGATCCCTCGGCGGTGCTGCACGACGCCCTCTCCGCGGCCGGGGCTCGCGGGGCGGACCTCGTGCTGGTCGACACGGCGGGGAGGCTGCACACCAGGAGCAACCTGATGCAGGAACTGGACAAGATGCGGCGCGTGGCGGGGCGCAAGGTCCCCGGAGCCCCGCACGAGGTGCTGCTGGTCGTCGACGCCACCACCGGGCAGAACGGGCTGGCGCAGGCGCGGGAGTTCACGCGCGCGACCGGGGTGACGGGCCTCGTCGTCACCAAGCTGGACGGGACCGCCAAGGGGGGGATCCTCTTCGGCATCTGCCAGGAACTCGGGATCCCGGTCCGCTTCATCGGGATCGGGGAGGGGCTCGAGGACCTGCTGGAGTTCTCCCCCGAATCGTTCGTCGATTCGCTCTTTCAATAG
- a CDS encoding biotin--[acetyl-CoA-carboxylase] ligase, which translates to MSPIALPAVLTDLGHVGEAGLPLQNAPWFERELELCREWGFGLETIGDRVRLRPDPDALVPYWIQKETPALAWEWLRTHGFLSVDSTNREALELARRGAPGGSLVWAEEQTAGRGRMGRSWFSPRKTGLYASLVVRPACERERWPLLGHVAAVSLHDAISACVVGMAARKLDIDLKWPNDVLLGGRKCAGILLESIPDGEGAPAVVVGVGVDVHPGSVPADLEGEAVSVDEMAGRAVPRRLLLVTFLYHFQKGCRELEAGNFAGVLEGWKKRCTMWDGAPVWIHEGERRRAAVTCGLDEAGALLVRTEAGAVETLVAGDVRVRARDGR; encoded by the coding sequence ATGAGCCCGATCGCGCTGCCGGCGGTCCTGACCGACCTGGGCCACGTGGGGGAGGCGGGCCTGCCCCTGCAGAACGCCCCCTGGTTCGAGCGCGAGCTCGAGCTGTGCCGGGAGTGGGGGTTCGGACTCGAAACCATCGGGGACCGGGTGCGCCTCCGGCCGGACCCCGACGCGCTGGTGCCTTACTGGATCCAGAAGGAGACCCCGGCCCTGGCCTGGGAATGGCTCCGGACCCACGGGTTTCTGAGCGTGGACAGCACCAACCGCGAGGCGCTCGAGCTGGCGCGCCGGGGGGCGCCCGGGGGGAGCCTGGTCTGGGCCGAGGAGCAGACCGCGGGCAGGGGGCGCATGGGACGCTCCTGGTTCTCGCCGCGGAAAACGGGGCTCTACGCGAGCCTCGTCGTGCGCCCGGCGTGCGAGCGGGAGCGCTGGCCGCTGCTCGGGCACGTGGCCGCCGTCTCGCTCCACGACGCGATTTCGGCCTGCGTGGTCGGGATGGCCGCCCGGAAGCTCGACATCGATCTCAAGTGGCCCAACGACGTGCTGCTCGGGGGGCGCAAATGCGCCGGGATCCTGCTCGAGTCGATCCCGGACGGGGAAGGGGCGCCGGCCGTGGTCGTGGGGGTGGGGGTCGACGTGCACCCCGGGAGCGTGCCCGCGGATCTCGAGGGGGAAGCGGTCTCGGTGGACGAGATGGCGGGGCGCGCGGTGCCCCGGCGCCTCCTGCTGGTCACCTTCCTCTACCATTTTCAGAAGGGGTGCCGGGAGCTGGAGGCCGGTAACTTTGCCGGCGTCCTCGAGGGGTGGAAGAAGCGCTGCACCATGTGGGACGGGGCCCCCGTCTGGATCCACGAGGGGGAGCGGCGCCGCGCGGCCGTCACCTGCGGCCTCGACGAAGCCGGCGCCCTGCTGGTGCGCACGGAGGCGGGGGCGGTCGAGACCCTCGTCGCCGGGGACGTCCGGGTGCGCGCCCGCGACGGGCGCTGA